A stretch of the Archangium violaceum genome encodes the following:
- a CDS encoding helix-hairpin-helix domain-containing protein, which yields MSSLVSFVQGARAVRRACPLTLLMTAFLLLVAPDARAEPYDVELSIDDETDLRVLYEDGVLSEEEFETLRELLRTGVEPRTASREVLYALPGLTWAQVDALLAYRERVGGSFAPEELVEAGVLTAEELRRLRPFLAGEERGEGTLSGRVRLLSAYGAADALVPPVLLQARVDGPLGLRGGGVLSLTRRRLDSVRYDSRRRALVAELPSAALQLPKLHVRWEGEHASVLVGTYRLGFGQRLTLDTTGQPAPDGFVPDDGFRAPGGSERRCMLTGTGACSDASEQGRVTPDFGWTEGFRGVVGTVHGQVEGVALSLTGFGSYQSRDLSQYELFDTKTREAPDVLAVLPGKQVPGAARFVSRTLPDVFHELAGGGHLTVGFSPRARVGLTGWGAWPVWAVEGVSLDFKESARYPGGGAPGAVGVDAAWGAGPVDLFFEGARGFSGPPGAGGGFGAVQRSVLGDRRRELELTLRYYGRGFDNPYSRAVSGPDESEGLRASNEMGARLRYLHRTADGAWRLVGRVDVWTQPPGGESSGVAHLGTSVRVDSVGVPELQPSVWVEHRNKDLGRNGPGLCFAGDATCAGEQYRLAGRVRLAPFESLALAVQYQHTWVGSRQRPESFQQDGRALLDVLFRPLPSLRLHGRASWQDEDLSENTRLTQTLRTSLEVAWALERGPGLRARYEFALDLKAPVGSRTPPEPPQHLFRLELEGRFPWSRP from the coding sequence GTGTCCTCGCTGGTCTCCTTCGTGCAGGGCGCCCGCGCCGTGCGACGTGCCTGCCCGCTTACCCTGCTGATGACCGCTTTCCTCCTCCTCGTCGCGCCGGACGCGCGCGCCGAGCCCTACGATGTCGAGCTCTCCATCGACGACGAGACGGACCTCCGCGTGCTGTACGAGGACGGTGTCCTCTCGGAAGAGGAATTCGAGACGCTGCGGGAGTTGCTGCGCACCGGCGTGGAGCCGCGCACCGCCTCGCGTGAGGTGCTGTACGCGCTGCCGGGCCTCACGTGGGCACAGGTGGACGCGCTCCTCGCGTACCGGGAGCGGGTGGGGGGCTCCTTCGCGCCGGAGGAGTTGGTGGAGGCCGGGGTGCTCACCGCGGAGGAGCTCCGCCGGTTGCGGCCCTTCCTCGCCGGAGAGGAGCGCGGGGAGGGGACGCTCTCCGGCCGCGTGCGCCTGCTGAGCGCGTATGGCGCGGCGGATGCGCTGGTGCCTCCCGTCCTGCTCCAGGCCCGGGTGGACGGGCCGCTGGGGCTGCGGGGCGGGGGCGTTCTCTCGCTCACCCGGCGTCGCCTGGACTCCGTGCGCTACGACTCGCGCCGCCGTGCCCTGGTGGCCGAGCTCCCCAGCGCCGCGCTCCAACTGCCGAAGCTCCATGTGCGGTGGGAGGGCGAGCACGCGTCGGTGCTGGTGGGAACGTACCGGTTGGGTTTCGGGCAGCGGCTCACCCTCGACACCACGGGCCAGCCCGCACCCGACGGTTTCGTCCCCGACGATGGATTCCGCGCGCCCGGTGGCTCCGAGCGGCGCTGCATGTTGACGGGGACGGGGGCCTGCTCGGACGCGAGTGAGCAGGGGCGCGTCACTCCGGACTTCGGGTGGACGGAGGGTTTTCGCGGCGTGGTGGGCACCGTGCACGGGCAGGTGGAGGGCGTGGCGCTGTCGCTCACGGGCTTCGGCTCGTACCAGTCGCGCGACCTCTCCCAGTACGAGCTGTTCGACACGAAGACCCGCGAGGCTCCGGACGTGCTCGCCGTGCTCCCCGGGAAGCAGGTGCCCGGAGCCGCGCGCTTCGTCTCGCGCACCCTGCCAGATGTCTTCCACGAGCTGGCCGGAGGTGGCCACCTCACCGTGGGTTTCTCACCGCGCGCCCGCGTGGGGCTGACGGGCTGGGGCGCCTGGCCCGTGTGGGCGGTGGAGGGCGTGTCGCTCGATTTCAAGGAGAGTGCCCGCTACCCCGGGGGGGGTGCTCCTGGCGCGGTGGGGGTGGACGCCGCGTGGGGTGCCGGTCCGGTGGACCTCTTCTTCGAGGGCGCGCGTGGTTTCTCGGGCCCGCCCGGGGCAGGGGGCGGTTTCGGAGCCGTTCAGCGTTCCGTGCTCGGTGACAGGCGCCGGGAGCTGGAGCTGACGCTGCGCTACTACGGGCGCGGCTTCGACAATCCCTACAGCCGGGCCGTCTCGGGCCCCGATGAGTCCGAGGGCCTGCGCGCGAGCAATGAGATGGGGGCCCGGTTGCGCTACCTCCACCGGACGGCGGACGGGGCGTGGCGCCTGGTGGGGCGGGTGGATGTGTGGACGCAGCCTCCCGGAGGCGAGTCGTCTGGCGTTGCCCACCTGGGGACCTCCGTCCGGGTGGATTCCGTGGGCGTGCCGGAGCTCCAGCCCTCGGTGTGGGTGGAGCATCGCAACAAGGACCTCGGGCGGAACGGGCCCGGGCTGTGCTTCGCGGGAGACGCCACCTGTGCCGGCGAGCAGTATCGCCTCGCGGGCCGGGTGCGGCTCGCGCCCTTCGAGAGTCTGGCGCTGGCCGTGCAGTACCAGCACACGTGGGTGGGCAGTCGTCAGCGCCCCGAGAGCTTTCAGCAGGACGGCCGTGCCCTGTTGGATGTCCTCTTCCGGCCGCTGCCGTCGCTGCGCCTGCACGGACGCGCGAGCTGGCAGGACGAGGACCTCTCGGAGAACACCCGGCTCACGCAGACGCTGCGCACCTCGCTGGAGGTGGCCTGGGCTCTCGAGCGTGGGCCCGGCCTGCGTGCCCGGTACGAGTTCGCGCTGGATTTGAAGGCACCCGTGGGCTCGCGCACTCCTCCCGAGCCCCCTCAACACCTCTTCCGGCTGGAGCTGGAAGGCCGTTTCCCATGGAGTCGACCTTGA
- a CDS encoding thermonuclease family protein has product MRSVSGWRVLFVALGWVLIVLCACGSESACGPGAGVVSRVVDGDTLVLQSGERVRYLLVDTPESTGGKHECFGSQARDFNRSLVEGRHVRLEYGEACTDRYGRLLAYVSVDGREVNSLLAREGYACVLYVAPAGGSRRSEFEALESSARRAGRGMWGACSSVPCAR; this is encoded by the coding sequence ATGCGTTCCGTGAGTGGCTGGCGGGTGCTCTTCGTCGCGCTCGGGTGGGTGCTCATCGTCCTGTGCGCGTGCGGCTCGGAGTCCGCCTGTGGCCCGGGCGCCGGCGTGGTGTCGAGGGTCGTGGATGGTGACACCCTCGTGCTCCAGAGCGGTGAGCGCGTGCGCTACCTGCTCGTAGACACTCCGGAGAGCACGGGTGGCAAGCACGAGTGTTTCGGCTCCCAGGCCCGCGACTTCAACCGCTCCCTCGTCGAGGGCCGCCACGTGCGGCTGGAGTACGGCGAGGCGTGTACCGACCGCTATGGGCGGCTGCTCGCGTATGTGAGCGTGGATGGTCGCGAGGTGAATTCCCTGCTCGCTCGGGAGGGATATGCCTGTGTCCTCTACGTGGCTCCGGCGGGTGGCTCCCGGCGCTCCGAGTTCGAGGCGCTCGAGTCCTCCGCCCGGCGCGCCGGCCGCGGAATGTGGGGCGCGTGCTCCTCCGTCCCGTGTGCCCGGTGA
- a CDS encoding DUF2378 family protein, with amino-acid sequence MVFVQVVEGLLRYGVGGRVTPRLRNRLRQVGLDLDRPLLPAYPVDQWKHCLHIIIEEVYPGMPREEAFGLLAAAHLEGYGRTLVGRALLRLLRLLGPRRTVHQMTQALRTSDNYTEVRLTQLGPTAYEMWMNSVLDAPGYAEALFVSFLRVSGAEEPRANIVREEDGGTVYLLTWKER; translated from the coding sequence ATGGTCTTCGTCCAGGTGGTGGAGGGCCTGCTCCGGTACGGAGTGGGTGGACGGGTGACGCCTCGCCTGCGCAACCGACTGCGACAGGTGGGGCTGGACCTGGACCGGCCGCTGCTGCCGGCCTACCCGGTGGACCAGTGGAAGCACTGCCTCCACATCATCATCGAGGAGGTGTACCCGGGGATGCCGCGCGAGGAGGCCTTCGGCCTGTTGGCGGCGGCGCACCTGGAGGGCTACGGCCGGACCCTGGTGGGGCGCGCGCTGCTGAGGCTGTTGCGGCTGCTCGGCCCGAGGCGCACGGTGCACCAGATGACGCAGGCGCTGCGGACCTCGGACAACTACACCGAGGTGCGGCTGACGCAGCTGGGGCCCACCGCCTACGAGATGTGGATGAACTCGGTGTTGGACGCGCCGGGCTACGCCGAGGCGCTCTTCGTGAGCTTCCTGCGGGTGAGCGGCGCGGAGGAACCCCGGGCGAATATCGTGCGCGAGGAGGACGGGGGGACGGTCTACCTCCTCACCTGGAAGGAGCGCTGA
- a CDS encoding lamin tail domain-containing protein, translated as MKRVIPLRCLALPLVLVSGACGLSLGDVEPACEGWRPGDVVLTELLPDPEGADTGQEWMELHNPGRSAVDLRGLLLYSARADGSQERAYLFESSVPVDARGYVVLGDVRSDSLPAHVSHSYGDVLGSLGNSGGLVGLRCGDVVVDEVRYLGPTRPGVGRIYDGRLVPDSTDNDEPGRWCDAPPVPDGGTRTSPGAANPACAEPLGGADGGVSGDAGVSSSTCLSSRTGSVRSLSRPRPGDVLLTEVMADPKAVADVSGEWVEVYAFRDVDLNGVTLANEGSGRTLLGDSRCLEVRAGTHVVLARSADSAANGGLPSVLGTFSFGLSNSEGFHALRLLLDGTLLDEVSWTSAATPGVSRQLDPARRDPTRNDAAESFCPTPRDFRFGLGDWGTPGAENRPCVP; from the coding sequence TTGAAGAGAGTCATACCCCTTCGTTGTCTTGCCTTGCCCCTGGTGCTCGTGAGTGGCGCCTGTGGTCTTTCGCTCGGTGACGTGGAGCCCGCCTGTGAAGGCTGGCGGCCCGGAGACGTCGTCCTCACCGAGCTCCTGCCGGACCCCGAGGGCGCGGACACCGGGCAGGAGTGGATGGAGCTCCACAACCCCGGGCGCTCGGCGGTGGATTTGCGGGGGCTCCTGCTCTACTCGGCGCGTGCGGACGGCTCGCAGGAGCGGGCGTATCTCTTCGAGTCCTCCGTGCCGGTGGATGCGCGGGGATATGTGGTGCTCGGGGACGTGCGCTCGGACTCGCTGCCCGCCCATGTGAGTCATTCGTACGGCGATGTCCTGGGCTCCCTGGGGAACTCGGGCGGGCTCGTGGGTCTGCGTTGTGGAGATGTCGTCGTGGACGAGGTGCGCTACCTGGGGCCGACCCGTCCCGGTGTGGGGCGCATCTACGACGGGAGGCTCGTCCCGGACTCGACGGACAATGATGAGCCGGGCCGGTGGTGTGATGCGCCTCCTGTTCCGGACGGTGGCACCCGGACGAGCCCCGGCGCCGCGAACCCGGCCTGCGCGGAGCCGCTCGGAGGCGCGGATGGTGGAGTGTCCGGCGACGCGGGCGTGTCCTCGAGTACGTGTCTGTCCTCGCGCACGGGGTCGGTCCGGAGCCTGTCTCGTCCGCGTCCGGGTGACGTGCTCCTCACCGAGGTCATGGCCGATCCGAAGGCCGTGGCGGATGTCTCGGGGGAGTGGGTGGAGGTGTATGCCTTTCGCGATGTGGACCTCAATGGCGTGACGCTCGCGAACGAGGGGAGTGGTCGGACCCTGCTCGGTGACTCGAGGTGCCTGGAGGTGAGGGCGGGGACCCATGTGGTGCTCGCGCGGAGCGCCGATTCCGCGGCCAATGGGGGATTGCCTTCCGTGCTGGGGACCTTCTCGTTTGGCTTGAGCAACAGCGAGGGGTTTCATGCGCTCCGGTTGCTCCTGGATGGCACCCTGCTCGACGAGGTGTCCTGGACGAGCGCCGCGACTCCCGGTGTGTCCCGTCAGCTCGACCCGGCTCGCAGGGACCCCACGCGCAACGATGCGGCGGAGAGCTTCTGTCCGACGCCCAGGGACTTTCGTTTCGGCCTGGGAGATTGGGGCACCCCTGGCGCGGAGAACCGTCCATGCGTTCCGTGA
- a CDS encoding ATP-grasp domain-containing protein, producing the protein MNVVFISPHFPPQFFHFVTALRERGVTVLGIGDAPYASLPHELRESLSEYFFTPNLNDYDALLRATGYLTWRHGRIHRIDSLNETWLEVEARLREDFHVPGLLPPDIARLRTKLGMHDVFKKAGVPHPDGIPVKDAAGVKAFARSVGYPLVLKPDVGVGAARTFKVSSDADVDAALAEPLHNYVAQAFVRGAIVTYDGLVDRDGNIVFRLSHEYSDGVMEVVLEQRDISFWSLTEVPPALEALGRRAVAALGLRERWFHLEFFRLSDGSYVALEANLRPPGGFMTDMMNYTCDMDVYRLWARILTGEDLRDFRYTLKYHVCHSARRASRRYRYSHAELVAKLGDALLLHRDMPAVYHSAMGNEMYLTRHKDLASMHEAIRLIQAT; encoded by the coding sequence ATGAACGTCGTCTTCATCTCACCCCATTTTCCTCCCCAGTTCTTCCACTTCGTCACCGCCCTGCGCGAGCGCGGTGTCACGGTCCTCGGCATCGGCGACGCCCCCTACGCCTCCCTCCCCCACGAGCTCCGCGAATCCCTCTCCGAATACTTCTTCACCCCCAACCTCAACGACTACGACGCCCTCCTCCGCGCCACCGGCTATCTCACCTGGCGCCACGGTCGCATCCACCGCATCGACTCGCTCAACGAGACCTGGCTCGAGGTCGAGGCCCGTCTCCGTGAGGACTTCCACGTCCCCGGTCTGCTGCCTCCCGACATCGCCCGCTTGCGCACCAAGCTCGGCATGCACGATGTCTTCAAGAAGGCCGGCGTCCCCCATCCCGATGGCATCCCCGTCAAGGACGCCGCCGGTGTGAAGGCCTTCGCCCGCAGCGTCGGCTACCCGCTCGTCCTCAAGCCCGACGTCGGCGTCGGCGCCGCCCGCACCTTCAAGGTCTCCTCCGATGCCGACGTCGATGCCGCCCTCGCCGAGCCCCTCCACAACTACGTCGCCCAGGCCTTCGTGCGCGGCGCCATCGTTACCTATGACGGGCTCGTGGACCGCGATGGGAACATCGTCTTCCGCCTCAGCCACGAGTACAGCGATGGCGTCATGGAGGTCGTGCTCGAGCAGCGCGATATCTCCTTCTGGAGCCTCACCGAGGTCCCTCCCGCACTCGAGGCGCTCGGCCGCCGCGCCGTGGCCGCGCTCGGTCTTCGCGAGCGCTGGTTCCACCTCGAGTTCTTCCGGCTCTCCGACGGCAGCTACGTCGCCCTCGAGGCCAATCTGCGTCCCCCCGGTGGCTTCATGACGGACATGATGAACTACACGTGCGACATGGACGTGTACCGCCTCTGGGCTCGCATCCTCACTGGCGAGGACCTGCGCGACTTCCGCTACACGCTGAAGTATCACGTGTGCCACAGCGCCCGGCGCGCCAGCCGCCGCTACCGCTACTCCCACGCGGAACTGGTGGCGAAGCTCGGCGACGCGCTCCTGCTCCACCGCGACATGCCCGCCGTCTACCACAGCGCCATGGGCAATGAGATGTACCTCACCCGCCACAAGGACCTCGCCTCCATGCACGAGGCCATCCGGCTCATCCAGGCCACCTGA
- a CDS encoding alpha/beta hydrolase: MGHVHIIRDFSSPQEGFTRTVRIYTPDGYDQAPHHAFPVLFMHDGQNVFAHAESAVFDTWCANHVVEHLVGEGRGEPWLIVGIDSGPGRLEEYTPWDEPRGNVRGRGDAHARFVVETLKPYIDSVYRTRQGAEWTAIIGSSLGGLMSLYLGWKYPEVFGRIGALSPSVMWSEYQMFRNWTTHTRRWSRIYLDAGADEWIDPGGIPMPYGEATRDFYFHLKGLGYADHEVALVLEPGGLHHERDWQRRLPFAMNWLLG, from the coding sequence ATGGGTCACGTCCACATCATCCGAGACTTCTCCTCTCCACAGGAGGGCTTCACCCGCACCGTGCGCATCTACACGCCGGACGGGTACGACCAGGCCCCCCACCACGCCTTCCCCGTGCTCTTCATGCACGACGGGCAGAACGTCTTCGCGCATGCCGAGTCGGCGGTCTTCGACACCTGGTGCGCCAACCACGTGGTGGAGCACCTGGTGGGCGAGGGCCGGGGGGAGCCGTGGCTCATCGTGGGCATCGACTCGGGTCCCGGGCGTCTCGAGGAGTACACCCCGTGGGACGAGCCACGTGGCAACGTGCGCGGCCGGGGCGACGCCCATGCCCGCTTCGTCGTCGAGACGCTCAAGCCGTACATCGACAGTGTCTACCGCACGCGCCAGGGCGCCGAGTGGACGGCCATCATCGGCTCGTCGCTGGGCGGGCTGATGTCGCTGTACCTCGGCTGGAAGTACCCCGAGGTGTTCGGCCGCATCGGCGCGCTGTCCCCCTCGGTGATGTGGAGCGAGTACCAGATGTTCCGGAACTGGACGACCCACACCCGGCGCTGGTCGCGCATCTACCTGGACGCGGGGGCGGACGAGTGGATCGACCCGGGCGGCATCCCGATGCCCTACGGCGAGGCCACGCGCGACTTCTACTTCCACCTCAAGGGGCTCGGGTACGCGGACCACGAGGTGGCGCTGGTGCTCGAGCCGGGCGGGCTCCACCACGAGCGCGACTGGCAGCGGCGGCTACCGTTCGCGATGAACTGGCTGCTCGGATGA
- a CDS encoding DEAD/DEAH box helicase: MNNIDFAAVLQDTGAADDVQRITEVTIAATLASEVTESTVAYQPERLPRLGFLYEIQGLSAYRRWTARKASFDRATAQSSFGLASACWRGLMALPGEEDIGKPSRIVSKEGERLMAAEMPEALIPPALSLAFHLGVASVAAGRSAEARLDLSRIELADTPAPSDWRGHVASNVFRAFVLLVRKQGGWSDVDRALDSISSLRQLQAQFEDTWLKQSGSGEDSTTVRAALSLVGLYHLAQLVTLCGDYLSTGKEASGRVLTRLERHQDQATTAFESAGDQPSAHLARLLHLGCRELVQNSIWSQVEGLGAPAQLLARHLARRGAERPVIELWPAQQTALRERLLDPYPRAIAVEMPTSAGKTLLAKFAIIQTRALSQGTITYVVPTRALVNQVTIELRADFRDLNLRVEQAVPAFELDPTEERLLQSGADILVTTPEKLDLLVRKDHPIAKNLALVIADEAHNLAERHRGPRLELLLGMIKRDRPGVRFLLLSPFIPQSSELLTWLGDDRTIPPIRVDWRPSRRVVGTIRSKKEKGTRKLTLETLAAADNVDVRAGLKITLARGDQVPDQTSIRSLVRGAVHALSTKGSVLVLCRGPGTAVTRARELAEALPEVPLTSECESVCRYLEAEIGRKSALADCIRHGVVYHHAGLSLEARALLEGLIRRGQVKVVCGTTTLAQGVNFPISTVIVETLQKGNDDLTYSEFWNIAGRAGRTLVDPVGLVAFPAPTKADVEKFSAFLKGEAVAISSQLALLVDHIDEIGDKFDINTLINVPELSPLLQFLAHAMRVSGSEDFAAHVDDVEDILRSSLVYHQVRAQSDSAVQRLVALCRAYLEQVRGLSRGTLVLADQTGFATPSVLNLLRRKSATPELQSTSEWQPDRLFGEDLGPLALRISAIASLPEIQLGSDEQGPFDAKRVASILRDWVRGEPLDVIARRHTRDTPGVEKDPDKELSNFSKYLFSQLLGRASWGMGALESICLAGTNDAGLQEAGHVPSMLYFGVSHREAVWFRMVGVPRVVAEGLGRLWKIRAGREPQSFDDLRGWVGNLSESDWRSSIPSNSPLSPADMRWIWKEFSGGVA; the protein is encoded by the coding sequence ATGAACAACATCGATTTCGCAGCAGTTCTGCAAGATACGGGTGCTGCCGATGATGTTCAACGGATTACCGAGGTTACAATCGCTGCGACGTTAGCCTCCGAGGTAACTGAATCCACGGTGGCCTATCAACCCGAGCGTCTGCCCCGTCTCGGGTTTCTGTACGAAATTCAAGGCCTCAGCGCCTATCGGAGATGGACTGCACGAAAGGCATCTTTCGACCGCGCGACCGCGCAAAGTTCCTTCGGCCTTGCCTCGGCTTGCTGGCGTGGGCTAATGGCCCTTCCGGGCGAAGAGGACATCGGAAAGCCCTCTCGAATAGTCTCAAAGGAGGGCGAACGCTTGATGGCGGCCGAGATGCCAGAGGCGCTCATTCCGCCCGCACTTTCCCTTGCCTTTCACCTCGGCGTAGCGAGTGTCGCCGCTGGACGCTCCGCCGAGGCTCGCTTAGATCTCAGTCGCATTGAACTTGCGGACACACCAGCCCCTTCCGACTGGCGTGGCCATGTTGCCTCTAATGTATTCAGGGCCTTCGTTCTCCTTGTTCGGAAGCAAGGCGGCTGGAGCGATGTTGACCGTGCATTAGATTCCATTTCCAGTCTGCGCCAGCTACAGGCGCAATTTGAGGACACATGGCTCAAGCAGTCTGGCTCTGGTGAAGACAGTACCACAGTCCGTGCAGCACTCTCGCTCGTAGGCCTCTACCATCTTGCCCAGCTCGTCACCCTGTGCGGCGATTATCTCAGCACGGGGAAGGAAGCATCAGGTCGAGTCCTGACGCGGCTAGAACGCCATCAAGACCAAGCGACGACAGCATTCGAATCGGCGGGAGATCAGCCTTCCGCGCACCTAGCTCGCCTTCTCCATCTCGGATGCCGAGAACTCGTGCAGAACTCCATTTGGTCGCAGGTCGAGGGTCTAGGGGCACCTGCGCAGCTTCTTGCTAGGCACCTTGCGCGTCGCGGCGCGGAACGGCCCGTCATTGAACTCTGGCCGGCGCAGCAAACTGCGCTTCGAGAGCGTCTCCTAGACCCCTACCCTCGCGCCATCGCTGTGGAAATGCCTACTAGCGCTGGCAAAACGCTACTCGCAAAGTTTGCCATCATCCAAACCCGTGCGCTCAGCCAGGGAACCATCACCTATGTCGTTCCCACGCGCGCGCTCGTCAATCAAGTCACGATTGAACTGAGGGCAGACTTCCGAGACCTCAATCTGCGAGTTGAGCAAGCAGTTCCAGCCTTCGAACTAGACCCTACCGAGGAGCGCCTTCTCCAAAGCGGTGCAGACATTCTCGTCACAACGCCTGAGAAGCTCGACCTCCTAGTGCGCAAGGATCACCCCATCGCCAAAAATTTGGCGCTGGTGATCGCGGATGAAGCGCACAACTTGGCAGAGCGACACCGGGGACCACGACTTGAACTCCTGTTGGGAATGATCAAGCGAGACAGGCCTGGCGTCCGGTTTCTACTCCTCTCCCCCTTTATCCCACAATCCAGTGAGCTTCTCACGTGGCTGGGGGATGACCGCACTATCCCCCCCATCCGCGTTGACTGGCGTCCATCCCGTCGCGTGGTGGGTACAATTCGTAGCAAGAAGGAGAAGGGAACCAGAAAACTCACGTTAGAGACCTTGGCAGCAGCGGACAACGTCGACGTCCGTGCTGGATTGAAGATCACTCTCGCTCGGGGCGATCAGGTTCCTGATCAGACATCGATTCGCTCTCTGGTCCGTGGAGCAGTACACGCGCTGAGCACCAAGGGATCGGTGCTTGTTCTCTGTCGCGGTCCAGGGACCGCTGTCACTCGAGCCCGAGAACTCGCCGAGGCCCTTCCCGAAGTTCCGCTGACATCAGAATGCGAGTCCGTGTGTCGCTATCTTGAGGCCGAAATAGGCAGAAAGTCGGCACTCGCAGATTGCATTCGCCACGGAGTTGTTTATCACCATGCAGGCCTTTCACTTGAAGCCCGTGCGCTCCTTGAGGGGCTTATTCGTCGAGGCCAAGTCAAGGTTGTCTGTGGAACCACGACCCTAGCCCAGGGAGTCAATTTTCCTATTTCGACGGTCATCGTTGAGACCCTCCAAAAGGGAAACGACGACCTCACCTACTCTGAGTTCTGGAACATTGCAGGGCGTGCGGGACGAACACTCGTCGACCCCGTTGGACTTGTCGCATTTCCAGCACCTACAAAAGCCGACGTCGAAAAGTTCTCCGCATTTCTGAAAGGAGAGGCAGTTGCCATCTCCAGTCAACTCGCGCTCCTTGTCGACCACATCGACGAGATTGGTGACAAATTCGATATCAACACGCTTATCAACGTCCCAGAACTATCACCGTTGCTACAATTCCTGGCGCACGCGATGCGCGTCTCCGGCAGCGAAGACTTTGCAGCACACGTCGATGACGTGGAAGATATTCTCCGATCCAGCCTCGTTTATCATCAGGTCCGTGCTCAGAGTGATAGTGCTGTTCAGCGACTGGTTGCTCTCTGTCGCGCGTACTTGGAGCAGGTTCGCGGGCTATCGCGAGGCACATTGGTTCTAGCTGATCAGACCGGCTTCGCAACACCCAGCGTCCTCAATCTACTGCGGCGAAAGAGTGCCACTCCTGAGCTTCAGAGTACTTCGGAATGGCAACCCGACCGGCTCTTCGGCGAAGATTTGGGGCCACTCGCTCTTCGCATCTCTGCTATTGCTTCTCTGCCTGAAATTCAGCTCGGCAGCGACGAACAAGGCCCTTTTGACGCTAAGCGTGTTGCTTCGATCTTGCGCGATTGGGTTCGGGGGGAACCGCTGGACGTAATCGCTCGCCGCCATACGAGGGATACACCGGGAGTCGAGAAGGATCCGGACAAGGAACTCTCAAATTTTTCCAAGTACCTCTTTTCACAACTCCTGGGTCGAGCTTCTTGGGGCATGGGGGCACTGGAGTCAATCTGCCTTGCGGGAACGAACGATGCGGGTCTACAGGAGGCAGGACACGTTCCTTCGATGCTCTACTTCGGAGTGAGCCATAGAGAAGCCGTCTGGTTCCGGATGGTTGGCGTTCCGCGTGTAGTGGCCGAAGGTTTGGGACGTCTGTGGAAAATTCGTGCTGGCCGAGAGCCCCAATCTTTCGATGACCTGCGCGGCTGGGTAGGAAACCTGAGTGAAAGCGACTGGCGCAGTAGCATTCCTTCTAATTCCCCCCTCAGTCCCGCTGACATGCGTTGGATTTGGAAAGAGTTTTCGGGAGGCGTGGCCTGA